The following are from one region of the Alicyclobacillus fastidiosus genome:
- a CDS encoding magnesium transporter CorA family protein codes for MIKTYFYKHADESMHHDVDLNQVSALLSDERNLLWVDLFDWQPRDLQWLGRIFSFHALAIEDCIYDSPRSKVDRYEGYDFFELHALRYNEDSDPEITSEELNVFLGKNYVVTVHKNPIGSIGRIADVSRKTPHYMTKGPDYLLYAIVDGVTDTYFPIIERISARIDELEVEIYEHPALAITEEFLSLKRTIVLMRRVIDPQRRIFSTVGTGTRYTFEVHKDNVPYYMDLTDHLERISDSIEIFRDLVSSALETYSSYGTAKTNEAIRMLTIITTLTATLTLITGIFGMNVPLPFQRTWWSTVVVVAIMVGLCFWMIRVFRKRNWI; via the coding sequence ATGATCAAAACGTATTTTTACAAGCATGCGGACGAGAGTATGCACCACGACGTCGACTTGAATCAGGTAAGCGCTCTGCTCTCGGATGAACGAAACCTCCTGTGGGTGGACCTATTTGATTGGCAACCACGCGACTTACAGTGGTTGGGACGGATATTTTCGTTCCACGCGTTGGCGATTGAGGATTGTATTTATGATTCACCGAGATCGAAAGTAGATCGCTACGAGGGTTACGACTTTTTCGAATTGCACGCCCTTCGGTACAACGAAGACAGCGACCCAGAGATCACGAGCGAGGAGCTCAATGTGTTTTTAGGGAAGAACTACGTCGTGACGGTGCATAAAAACCCTATCGGCTCCATCGGTCGGATTGCAGATGTGTCGAGGAAGACGCCGCACTATATGACCAAAGGACCAGATTATCTGCTGTATGCGATTGTCGATGGTGTGACGGATACGTATTTTCCGATCATCGAGCGTATTTCGGCCCGGATCGATGAGCTGGAAGTGGAGATTTACGAGCATCCGGCGTTAGCTATCACGGAGGAATTTCTCTCGCTCAAACGCACGATTGTCCTCATGCGCCGCGTGATTGACCCGCAGCGTCGCATTTTCTCCACCGTCGGCACGGGAACCCGCTATACGTTCGAAGTGCACAAGGACAATGTGCCTTATTACATGGATTTAACGGACCACCTTGAACGCATCTCCGACTCCATTGAAATTTTCCGGGACCTTGTGAGCAGTGCGTTGGAGACGTACTCCTCCTATGGAACGGCGAAGACGAATGAAGCGATTCGCATGTTGACCATCATTACCACGCTTACAGCTACGTTGACGCTCATCACAGGAATCTTTGGCATGAATGTCCCACTCCCGTTTCAGAGAACGTGGTGGAGCACGGTCGTCGTTGTCGCCATCATGGTGGGGCTGTGTTTCTGGATGATTCGCGTTTTTCGAAAGCGAAACTGGATTTGA
- a CDS encoding long-chain fatty acid--CoA ligase translates to MMNFPLLLKTILYRANLVYPNQEIVTRTATGMKRYTYRHLARRAAQLAHALDRHGTPRGAHVASFAWNHDRHLELYYGVPCSGRVLHTVNIRLSAEQIVYTVNHAEDRILFIDEDLVPLIVPLAHRLPTVKTYVILTDEQSVDVPLPGAVGYEEFIAGLPNSYDYPELDENDPAILAYTSATTGEPKGVLYSHRGLYLHALTFMTGYFALDDHDVSMPIVPMFHVNAWGRPFCDLWSGAKIVLPGARPTSKDVADLMQTEGVTFSAGVPTVWMGMLQHVRQHLGDYDFSRVRMLISGGAALPESLVRAYQEELGVALYQGYGQTETSPVTFLGAPKQSIEALPMDEQLRYRTKTGLLIPGLEMRLIDAQGNQVEHDGTSRGELLLRGPWVLDKYYNNPDATAAALVDGWFKTGDIATIDEHGYLQIVDRSKDLIKSGGEWISSVDVENLLMAHKDIVEAAVIGIPDPLWQERPLAVVVVRTGAKDVVTPDRLRDFLRDKVAKFWIPDAFSFVDEIPKTSVGKFSKKTLREQYQNGELPLRR, encoded by the coding sequence ATGATGAATTTTCCACTGCTTCTGAAGACCATTCTGTACCGCGCTAATCTCGTGTACCCGAACCAAGAGATTGTCACGCGCACAGCCACTGGTATGAAGCGCTATACCTATCGTCATTTGGCCCGTCGAGCGGCTCAGTTGGCCCATGCTTTGGACAGGCATGGCACGCCGCGGGGAGCGCACGTGGCGTCCTTCGCCTGGAATCATGATCGACATCTCGAACTGTACTATGGTGTCCCCTGCTCTGGGCGCGTGTTACACACTGTCAACATCCGCCTGTCGGCGGAGCAGATCGTCTACACAGTGAACCACGCCGAAGACAGGATCCTGTTTATCGATGAAGATCTGGTACCGCTCATTGTTCCCCTGGCGCACCGCCTGCCGACCGTGAAGACGTACGTGATTCTCACCGATGAGCAAAGCGTCGATGTTCCACTGCCTGGGGCGGTCGGCTACGAAGAATTTATCGCTGGCTTGCCGAACAGCTATGACTATCCAGAACTGGATGAGAACGATCCCGCCATTCTCGCGTATACGTCCGCCACGACGGGAGAGCCAAAGGGCGTACTGTATTCGCACCGAGGGCTCTATTTACACGCACTTACGTTTATGACCGGGTACTTCGCGCTTGATGACCACGACGTCAGCATGCCTATCGTACCGATGTTTCACGTCAACGCCTGGGGCCGCCCGTTCTGCGACCTTTGGTCCGGAGCGAAAATCGTATTGCCTGGCGCACGCCCAACTTCCAAGGACGTTGCGGATTTGATGCAGACTGAGGGCGTCACGTTTAGCGCCGGCGTGCCGACTGTCTGGATGGGGATGCTTCAGCATGTCCGACAGCACCTGGGCGACTACGACTTCAGCCGCGTCCGCATGCTGATCAGTGGCGGAGCAGCGTTGCCAGAGAGCCTGGTCCGCGCGTACCAAGAGGAACTCGGGGTCGCACTGTATCAAGGGTACGGCCAGACCGAGACTAGTCCTGTCACTTTTCTCGGCGCGCCCAAACAGAGCATTGAAGCGTTGCCGATGGATGAACAGCTTCGGTACCGCACGAAAACGGGACTTCTCATCCCTGGGTTGGAAATGCGCCTCATCGACGCGCAGGGCAACCAAGTTGAGCATGACGGCACAAGTCGCGGAGAACTGTTGTTGCGTGGGCCGTGGGTCCTCGACAAGTACTACAACAACCCAGACGCGACGGCCGCGGCGTTGGTGGATGGTTGGTTCAAAACGGGCGACATCGCGACCATCGATGAACACGGCTATTTGCAGATCGTGGATCGGAGTAAAGACCTCATCAAGAGCGGCGGTGAATGGATTTCTTCCGTAGATGTCGAAAACCTCTTGATGGCTCACAAAGACATCGTCGAGGCAGCGGTGATCGGCATCCCTGACCCACTGTGGCAGGAACGTCCATTGGCCGTCGTCGTCGTGAGAACTGGCGCAAAGGACGTTGTCACCCCGGACCGACTGCGCGACTTTCTCCGAGATAAAGTGGCCAAGTTTTGGATTCCCGACGCATTTTCCTTTGTCGATGAAATTCCCAAGACGAGCGTTGGCAAATTTTCTAAAAAGACGCTTCGGGAACAGTACCAAAATGGGGAACTTCCATTGCGAAGGTAG
- a CDS encoding CDP-alcohol phosphatidyltransferase family protein, producing the protein MKFTDTYLFRCADNPYVRHPKPWDTYTTLPLSVPISEWLCKTPLTPNAISVISLAFAVASAVVFYFATPLALVLGAVLFHISYILDCADGYKARKMNMSSKIGHWIDHTFDEIKKPILMIGIYAGQFVHQGSLPLWAWIGGFLYLFSRVLVKTDSTVKKAPSETDSAPDRQLVRAAGSNMLLTPRQQWLFSHFGIVILFTSIEAQAIAFVVGPLCQLPMLGFLVAGSLSTLWVLVVDGFLYWRRALRAEAKVKATSQRDLGVR; encoded by the coding sequence GTGAAGTTTACAGACACGTATTTGTTTCGTTGCGCTGACAATCCGTACGTACGCCACCCGAAGCCATGGGACACGTACACCACGCTGCCGTTGTCCGTTCCCATCTCAGAATGGCTATGCAAAACGCCTCTGACCCCGAACGCCATCTCGGTCATCTCGCTCGCGTTTGCAGTGGCTTCTGCGGTGGTCTTCTATTTTGCGACGCCACTCGCACTGGTTCTCGGCGCCGTTCTATTCCATATCTCTTACATTTTGGACTGTGCAGACGGCTATAAAGCGCGCAAGATGAACATGTCCTCAAAGATCGGACACTGGATTGACCATACGTTTGACGAAATCAAGAAGCCGATTCTGATGATCGGGATCTACGCCGGGCAGTTCGTACATCAGGGGTCGCTGCCGCTCTGGGCATGGATCGGTGGATTTCTGTACTTATTTAGTCGAGTCCTCGTCAAGACGGACAGCACGGTCAAGAAGGCACCTAGCGAAACAGATTCCGCACCCGACCGTCAATTGGTGCGCGCGGCGGGATCGAACATGCTGTTAACCCCGCGCCAACAGTGGTTGTTTAGCCACTTTGGCATCGTCATCCTATTCACGTCGATTGAAGCGCAGGCCATCGCTTTTGTCGTAGGCCCACTCTGCCAACTTCCGATGTTGGGATTCCTCGTCGCAGGTTCCTTGTCGACGCTTTGGGTACTCGTAGTCGATGGATTCCTGTACTGGCGGCGCGCTCTCCGGGCAGAGGCGAAGGTAAAGGCCACATCGCAACGCGATCTCGGCGTTCGCTAA
- a CDS encoding cysteine hydrolase: protein MAQEALLIIDMSNDFVADDGSLTAGRAAQQIVPYIVHLAKQTLADGQVVAICMDTHQPNDDHFREWPPHNVEGAWGHQVYGELGEWYDSVKGDPNVWFIPKTSYNAFYQTGLADKLRECGVNTVHITGVCTDICDFMTAAGAYDEGFKTVAHRRGCATFTNHHDTFLHQMTVCFHTELVD, encoded by the coding sequence ATGGCACAAGAAGCGCTCCTCATCATCGACATGTCGAATGATTTTGTCGCGGATGACGGTAGTTTAACCGCTGGTAGGGCGGCTCAACAGATCGTGCCGTACATTGTGCACTTGGCGAAACAGACCTTGGCCGATGGGCAGGTCGTCGCGATCTGCATGGACACGCACCAACCAAATGACGACCACTTCCGCGAGTGGCCACCGCACAATGTAGAGGGAGCGTGGGGACATCAAGTGTATGGAGAACTCGGCGAGTGGTACGATTCGGTCAAAGGCGATCCGAACGTCTGGTTCATCCCAAAGACGAGCTATAACGCGTTCTACCAGACGGGCCTCGCCGACAAGCTGCGGGAGTGCGGTGTGAATACTGTACATATCACGGGGGTTTGCACAGATATTTGCGACTTTATGACGGCAGCGGGCGCATACGACGAGGGGTTCAAAACGGTGGCACACCGACGCGGCTGCGCCACATTTACGAACCATCACGACACGTTCCTACATCAGATGACCGTCTGTTTTCACACGGAGCTCGTAGATTAG
- the trmB gene encoding tRNA (guanosine(46)-N7)-methyltransferase TrmB has translation MRYRGAHHLPEWLEQGAAVLRDSRKDDLTEVFRAIDKPICIEVGCGKGGFIRQMAERWPDIMFIGIDKVPSVLAKGAANSVEQGLANVLFIIGDIEHIAPKIEDHRVQQIFLNFSDPWPKARHENRRLTAPEKLAMYARLLAKDGVIEQKTDNLPFFDWSVESIERTNWDIVRVERGFAAKDEPPSELSSQFIQTEYEQKFRGQGIPIHYLCARPPAESRV, from the coding sequence ATGCGCTACCGTGGAGCTCACCATTTGCCAGAGTGGCTGGAACAAGGGGCTGCGGTCCTCAGAGACAGCCGCAAAGATGATCTAACCGAGGTCTTTCGAGCGATCGACAAACCGATTTGTATCGAAGTCGGCTGCGGTAAAGGTGGATTTATTCGCCAAATGGCCGAACGTTGGCCAGACATCATGTTTATCGGCATCGATAAAGTACCTTCTGTCCTCGCAAAGGGCGCCGCAAATTCGGTGGAACAAGGTCTTGCGAATGTATTGTTCATCATTGGTGACATTGAACATATCGCTCCAAAGATAGAGGATCACCGCGTTCAGCAAATTTTCCTGAACTTTTCCGACCCCTGGCCGAAAGCGCGCCACGAAAACAGACGGCTGACGGCGCCAGAAAAATTAGCCATGTACGCCCGGCTGCTCGCGAAGGACGGCGTGATCGAGCAAAAGACGGACAACCTGCCATTCTTCGATTGGTCCGTGGAATCGATTGAGCGTACCAACTGGGACATTGTACGGGTAGAGCGCGGATTTGCTGCGAAGGACGAGCCGCCAAGTGAGCTCTCCAGTCAGTTCATCCAGACGGAATACGAACAGAAATTCCGAGGTCAAGGCATTCCTATCCATTATTTGTGCGCTCGACCACCAGCCGAATCACGCGTCTAA
- a CDS encoding aldehyde dehydrogenase family protein, producing the protein MAGKTQLWIQGEWVEASRLVPLENPHTGEVIAQVGYASVDQAKAAVESARRAFEDFRHVPAWERAHILRSVAQLISDRDGELAETIARESGKPLKAARGEVERTVQTYLFAAEAARDIRGESVPMDAAPHGERHTAYTVYQPMGVVTAITPFNFPMNLVAHKVGPAIAAGNTIVLKPAEHTPLSALVLAKLFKDAGLPDGVLNIIPGDGKELSEVLTTHPDVAFVTFTGSPRVGKLIRSQAGLRKVTLELGSNSPMLVDEGFDEGELNKIADETAAGAFSYNGQVCISIQRIYVHKSLYDRFTAMVAERAQRLKIGNPLDEDTDISALINQEAVDRLSSWVKHAVDAGAKVVTGGKVDGRVMHPTVLTDVPEHAELSQEEAFGPVVLIAPFDDWRDAIRRANSSKFGLNAGAFTKNIDHALLATQELHTGAVLINQVPTFRVDQMPYGGVKESGTGREGVRYAMHDMMDVKMIAFRSGAFS; encoded by the coding sequence ATGGCTGGGAAAACGCAGTTGTGGATTCAAGGAGAGTGGGTGGAAGCGAGTCGCCTGGTACCGCTCGAGAATCCTCACACCGGTGAGGTCATTGCACAAGTGGGGTATGCGTCGGTCGATCAAGCCAAGGCGGCCGTCGAATCGGCGAGGCGTGCATTCGAGGACTTTCGCCACGTACCGGCGTGGGAGCGTGCGCACATCTTGCGCTCTGTAGCGCAGTTGATCTCGGATCGAGATGGGGAATTGGCCGAAACCATCGCGCGTGAGTCGGGAAAGCCGCTCAAGGCGGCGCGTGGCGAAGTGGAGCGCACCGTGCAGACGTACCTGTTCGCGGCCGAGGCAGCTCGCGATATTCGCGGCGAATCGGTGCCCATGGACGCCGCACCGCACGGTGAGCGGCACACGGCGTACACGGTGTACCAACCGATGGGGGTGGTCACGGCCATCACCCCGTTTAATTTTCCAATGAATCTCGTGGCTCACAAAGTCGGTCCCGCCATCGCGGCGGGGAATACCATCGTCCTCAAGCCAGCGGAACACACGCCGCTCTCGGCGTTGGTCCTCGCCAAGTTGTTCAAGGATGCCGGACTCCCGGACGGGGTGCTCAATATCATTCCCGGCGACGGCAAGGAACTCAGCGAGGTTTTGACGACACATCCTGATGTTGCGTTTGTCACCTTCACAGGCAGTCCGCGCGTCGGCAAGTTGATCCGCAGTCAGGCTGGCCTTCGGAAGGTCACGTTAGAGTTGGGATCGAACTCGCCGATGCTGGTGGATGAGGGGTTTGACGAGGGAGAACTGAACAAGATTGCCGACGAGACGGCAGCCGGGGCTTTTAGTTACAACGGTCAGGTCTGCATCTCCATTCAGCGGATATATGTCCATAAGAGCCTCTATGACCGGTTTACAGCGATGGTGGCAGAGCGCGCACAACGACTCAAAATCGGCAATCCGTTGGACGAAGATACAGATATCTCGGCGCTCATCAATCAGGAGGCGGTCGACCGGTTGTCTTCATGGGTAAAACATGCAGTCGATGCAGGCGCAAAGGTGGTCACGGGAGGCAAAGTTGACGGCCGTGTCATGCATCCTACGGTCTTGACCGACGTTCCGGAGCACGCAGAACTCAGTCAAGAAGAGGCGTTTGGTCCAGTTGTGCTGATCGCGCCGTTTGACGATTGGCGGGATGCGATTCGCCGCGCCAATAGCTCGAAGTTTGGCTTGAACGCGGGCGCATTCACCAAAAATATCGATCACGCCCTCCTCGCCACGCAAGAGCTTCACACGGGCGCGGTCCTCATCAACCAAGTTCCGACGTTCCGGGTAGACCAAATGCCGTACGGCGGCGTCAAGGAGAGTGGAACGGGCCGCGAAGGCGTCCGCTATGCTATGCACGATATGATGGACGTGAAGATGATCGCATTTCGAAGCGGTGCATTTTCCTAA
- a CDS encoding Gfo/Idh/MocA family oxidoreductase: protein MSNESIHMALHGYGYIGRLHVLASQLNAAAAVAAPRLVWDAAVVRSLDSEAAARAADHFSLVTDDLQALRHQPIDAIDIASPNAFHHAPFQLALDMGWGIYCEKPISHQLDEAQQMAQKVKEAGNVHQVALMYRFHPAVIEARDWLLSGQLGRALTFRAELLHGGYLNPSRTMSWRLQSGPSGGGAMMDLGIHLIDTLHTLLGRVESVTATTKTFVTRRSGQSGDEAVDVDDWASATLQMASGAVGTVEVSRVHYGRERDFIDIVCEHGVLHIPLEEYRGVEVHTYRTDLIAPERPHGSILQPLGAKFAQSTLLNLHATSLAAFARRVRGGTVGIPVPTFEDAVLAQQVVAAAMASGDKAGVRIQVG from the coding sequence ATGAGCAACGAGTCTATCCACATGGCGCTTCATGGTTATGGATATATTGGACGCCTGCACGTCCTCGCGAGTCAGCTCAATGCTGCAGCTGCAGTCGCCGCACCACGGCTTGTCTGGGATGCTGCGGTAGTTCGCAGCCTCGACAGCGAGGCTGCAGCGCGCGCAGCGGACCACTTTTCGTTGGTGACCGACGACTTACAGGCCTTGCGGCATCAGCCCATCGACGCGATCGATATCGCCTCGCCAAACGCATTCCACCATGCCCCATTCCAGCTCGCGCTGGACATGGGGTGGGGCATCTATTGCGAGAAGCCCATCAGCCACCAATTGGACGAGGCACAACAGATGGCGCAAAAGGTCAAAGAGGCTGGAAACGTTCACCAGGTGGCGTTGATGTATCGGTTTCATCCGGCCGTGATCGAGGCGAGGGACTGGCTTCTGTCCGGTCAGCTGGGCCGGGCGTTGACCTTTCGTGCCGAGCTGCTGCACGGTGGTTACTTAAACCCGAGCCGAACGATGTCGTGGCGCCTGCAGAGTGGTCCATCGGGGGGCGGGGCGATGATGGATCTTGGGATCCATCTGATTGACACCTTACATACGCTGCTTGGCCGTGTCGAGTCGGTAACGGCGACGACGAAGACGTTCGTGACGCGACGCAGTGGTCAGTCTGGGGACGAAGCAGTGGACGTCGACGATTGGGCGAGCGCTACCCTGCAAATGGCGAGTGGGGCCGTTGGAACCGTCGAGGTATCCCGCGTGCATTACGGCCGTGAGCGTGATTTTATCGATATCGTCTGTGAGCACGGCGTATTGCACATTCCACTTGAGGAGTACCGAGGTGTAGAAGTGCATACGTATCGCACCGACCTGATCGCGCCGGAGCGGCCCCATGGGTCGATCCTGCAGCCACTTGGCGCCAAATTCGCCCAGAGTACCTTGTTGAACTTGCACGCGACTAGCCTAGCGGCGTTCGCGCGCCGCGTTCGTGGGGGGACCGTCGGCATTCCAGTTCCGACGTTCGAAGACGCGGTGTTGGCACAACAGGTCGTGGCAGCGGCGATGGCGTCAGGAGACAAGGCAGGCGTGCGAATTCAGGTAGGTTGA
- a CDS encoding HAD family hydrolase: MTTRWLISTDLDGTLLHPDGRPSQRAKDVFARLHEAGHVIVLASGRHWDHMVDIASFLDVPCYVVASNGAWIGRPDGQSFVSRLIAVEYVEKLERAMRGLPAVVIVTTKDDRLILRSGDPVVRERETWSAKVVDSIGDADIYKLTVMMDESVMDQVQLRLQQAFAGEPLAFARTDERTVDINAAGTSKGQAISVLADRLGIAKGHTIAFGNEMNDAGMLSTAGIGVAVKDANPDLLAYADTRTHASYEDGVAAWLEAFFVAERVS; this comes from the coding sequence ATGACAACGAGATGGTTGATTAGTACCGATTTGGACGGAACCCTACTGCACCCGGACGGTCGTCCAAGTCAGCGAGCCAAAGACGTATTTGCACGGCTGCACGAGGCAGGGCACGTGATCGTCCTGGCAAGTGGACGCCATTGGGATCATATGGTCGACATCGCTTCGTTCCTCGACGTCCCCTGCTATGTCGTCGCGTCGAACGGGGCTTGGATCGGCCGCCCAGATGGCCAATCGTTCGTGAGCCGACTGATTGCCGTCGAGTATGTGGAGAAATTGGAACGCGCCATGCGTGGCTTGCCTGCGGTGGTCATCGTCACGACGAAAGACGACCGCCTCATCCTTCGATCCGGCGATCCAGTGGTCCGCGAGCGCGAGACATGGTCGGCGAAGGTGGTCGATTCAATCGGTGACGCCGACATTTATAAACTGACCGTGATGATGGACGAAAGTGTGATGGATCAGGTCCAACTGCGACTTCAGCAAGCGTTCGCGGGTGAGCCCTTGGCGTTTGCCCGAACGGACGAGCGGACGGTCGACATCAACGCCGCGGGTACGTCGAAGGGTCAGGCGATTTCGGTTTTGGCCGACCGGCTCGGCATCGCCAAAGGGCATACGATCGCATTTGGAAACGAGATGAACGACGCCGGGATGTTGTCGACTGCCGGGATCGGCGTGGCCGTCAAGGATGCCAACCCGGACTTGCTTGCGTATGCGGATACGCGCACACATGCGTCGTACGAAGACGGGGTCGCCGCCTGGCTCGAGGCGTTCTTTGTGGCTGAGCGGGTATCCTAA
- the gluQRS gene encoding tRNA glutamyl-Q(34) synthetase GluQRS, producing MRRGRFAPSPTGELHIGNAFTAVMAWLQMRSVGGGFVLRMEDIDEARCRSDYAAQVMEDLRWLGLDWDEGPDVGGAHGPYQQRQRLPEYEAALRQLQGAGQLYPCFCSRAELVQVASAPHDLFADEPRYSGRCRHLTPVERVSRAEHKRPSLRFSVPDREVIVRDLLFGETRVNPADGGDFIVRRADGVFAYQLAVVVDDAAMAVTDVLRGADLFSSAPRQISLYRALGQEPPTFTHVPLVLDAQGRRLSKRNRSNAVRAMRESGVAAEEIIGVIAYLARLSDSIRPASLSELVERFDLRRLPKRPVQMDESSMRRLKMTESARAAN from the coding sequence GTGCGACGGGGAAGGTTTGCGCCAAGCCCGACTGGCGAACTTCATATCGGCAACGCGTTTACCGCCGTTATGGCGTGGTTGCAGATGCGGTCTGTCGGCGGTGGTTTCGTGCTGCGCATGGAGGATATCGACGAGGCGAGGTGCCGTTCAGATTATGCCGCACAGGTCATGGAGGACTTGCGGTGGCTCGGGCTAGACTGGGATGAAGGGCCAGACGTAGGTGGAGCTCACGGGCCATATCAGCAACGTCAGCGCCTGCCTGAATACGAGGCTGCCTTGCGGCAATTGCAAGGAGCAGGCCAACTGTATCCATGCTTTTGTAGTCGGGCTGAGCTCGTCCAAGTGGCTTCTGCACCACACGACCTGTTTGCCGATGAACCGCGCTACTCCGGTCGCTGTCGGCACCTGACCCCGGTCGAACGAGTCTCGCGAGCAGAACACAAGCGGCCATCGCTGCGATTTTCTGTGCCAGATCGGGAAGTGATCGTGCGCGATCTGTTGTTCGGCGAGACCCGGGTGAACCCCGCGGACGGGGGAGATTTCATCGTTCGCCGCGCCGACGGAGTATTCGCGTATCAGCTTGCAGTCGTCGTCGACGATGCTGCAATGGCGGTCACGGATGTGTTGCGTGGAGCGGATCTGTTTTCTTCCGCACCTCGGCAAATTTCTCTGTATCGCGCCTTAGGTCAAGAACCTCCGACGTTCACACACGTTCCTCTGGTGCTCGATGCACAGGGGCGGCGACTGTCGAAGCGCAACCGGTCCAACGCCGTGCGAGCGATGCGCGAGTCTGGTGTGGCGGCCGAGGAAATCATCGGCGTGATCGCGTATCTCGCCAGATTATCCGATTCCATCAGACCGGCATCTCTGTCCGAATTGGTGGAGCGGTTTGACCTAAGGCGCCTGCCAAAGCGCCCTGTCCAGATGGATGAGTCATCTATGCGGCGACTGAAGATGACCGAATCTGCGCGCGCCGCCAATTAG
- a CDS encoding aldo/keto reductase, giving the protein MKYNRLGHSGLAVSELGLGTNSFGGRADEETSVRILNEAMEHGINFIDTANVYTNTQSESIIGRALAGGKRQQVILATKVGMPRGEHPNQGGSSRREIMEQIDGSLSRLKTDYVDLYQIHTLDKSTPIEETLRALDDLVTAGKVRYIGASNYMAWELMKALSISERERLNRYVSIQPCYSLADRTVEVELEPLCLEEGVGIIPYFPLAGGILTGKYAGGQAPAGSRMEKEPRFKERLDQERLALGNAVQSLATELGTTASALSLSWLMHRRSVSTVIVGASRPEQVLANLQSTELELSADTLERLDALSEPFKYARPFAVFRPLA; this is encoded by the coding sequence GTGAAATACAATCGGTTAGGTCACAGCGGACTCGCGGTCTCAGAACTTGGTCTTGGCACCAATTCGTTCGGCGGGCGAGCCGACGAGGAGACATCCGTGCGGATTTTGAACGAGGCGATGGAACACGGTATCAACTTTATCGACACAGCCAACGTATACACCAATACCCAGTCGGAGTCCATCATCGGGCGAGCGCTTGCCGGCGGCAAACGCCAGCAGGTGATCCTCGCCACCAAAGTTGGTATGCCCCGTGGGGAGCACCCGAATCAGGGCGGCTCATCGCGGCGCGAGATCATGGAACAAATCGACGGAAGTCTCTCTCGTCTGAAAACGGATTATGTCGATCTCTACCAGATCCACACACTTGACAAGTCAACGCCGATCGAGGAGACGCTGCGGGCTTTAGACGACCTCGTCACAGCCGGGAAAGTGCGTTACATCGGAGCGTCCAACTACATGGCTTGGGAGTTGATGAAGGCCCTCAGCATCAGTGAACGCGAGCGCCTAAATCGATACGTCTCCATTCAGCCCTGTTATTCTTTGGCGGACCGGACGGTCGAAGTGGAACTGGAACCGCTTTGCCTCGAAGAAGGCGTCGGCATCATCCCCTATTTCCCACTCGCAGGCGGCATCCTCACGGGCAAGTACGCAGGCGGGCAGGCGCCGGCCGGATCGCGTATGGAAAAAGAACCCCGCTTCAAGGAACGACTCGACCAGGAGCGTCTCGCCCTCGGCAACGCCGTGCAGTCGCTCGCGACGGAGTTGGGTACGACAGCCAGCGCACTATCGCTTTCCTGGTTGATGCATCGCCGTTCCGTATCCACGGTCATCGTCGGCGCCTCGCGACCTGAACAGGTCCTCGCCAATTTGCAGAGCACGGAGTTGGAGTTGTCCGCCGATACGTTGGAGCGTCTCGATGCATTGAGCGAGCCATTCAAGTACGCGCGCCCCTTTGCCGTGTTCCGCCCGCTGGCTTGA